The sequence CGCCCAATTCGCAACGCTGCTCCCCACCAGTTGATCGAGCAATCCGGTCCAACCCAGCACCAGCCAGCCCACTAAAAACAGCACGATGCCGTTCGAAACGAACAATTTCAATTGCGGCTGAAACCAGCTTTTCATCCAAAGATAGCCGAGCAGGCCGTAAACGACTCCGGACATACCGCCAAAGGCCGTCGTCTGCGTAACCTTATCGTGGGGAAACAGAAGCGGCCATATTC is a genomic window of Pirellulales bacterium containing:
- a CDS encoding rhomboid family intramembrane serine protease, whose translation is IWPLLFPHDKVTQTTAFGGMSGVVYGLLGYLWMKSWFQPQLKLFVSNGIVLFLVGWLVLGWTGLLDQLVGSSVANWAHTVGLLAGMAVGFAPVAWRRATGK